One Ethanoligenens harbinense YUAN-3 genomic window carries:
- a CDS encoding pyruvate kinase alpha/beta domain-containing protein — protein MIFAQPGRENTVEVAKAAVEAARAHGIGHIVVASSRGETVRALPAHEGVGVVCVTHAFGYPKPGEMELPQTEREALERAGVRVLTTSHVLSGAERGLSKKYGGIHPVEVIADTLRMFGAGTKVCVEVAVMALDAGLLPYGEPVVAVGGTARGADTALILTPAHASEILNVKIHEYICKPALY, from the coding sequence ATGATTTTCGCACAGCCCGGGCGCGAAAACACCGTGGAGGTGGCCAAAGCGGCCGTGGAAGCGGCCCGCGCGCACGGCATCGGCCATATCGTCGTCGCTTCCAGCAGGGGCGAAACGGTGCGTGCATTGCCCGCGCACGAGGGCGTCGGCGTGGTTTGTGTCACCCACGCATTTGGTTACCCCAAGCCGGGCGAGATGGAACTGCCGCAGACCGAGCGGGAGGCGCTGGAGCGCGCCGGCGTGCGTGTGCTCACCACCTCTCATGTGCTCAGCGGCGCGGAGCGCGGCCTGAGCAAAAAATACGGCGGCATCCATCCGGTGGAAGTCATCGCCGACACGCTGCGGATGTTCGGCGCGGGCACGAAAGTCTGCGTGGAGGTGGCCGTGATGGCGCTGGACGCCGGCCTGCTGCCCTATGGCGAGCCGGTGGTGGCCGTTGGCGGCACCGCGCGCGGCGCAGACACGGCGCTCATCCTCACGCCTGCCCACGCCAGCGAGATTTTAAACGTCAAGATCCATGAATATATCTGCAAGCCGGCGCTGTATTGA
- a CDS encoding [FeFe] hydrogenase, group A translates to MKDSIVIDGRRVELDGEKNLLEVVRKAGIDLPTFCYYSCMSVYGACRMCTVEDSRGRTMAACSTPPKPGMEIRTNTERLRKYRRMILELLLSNHNRDCTTCEKNGSCKLQELALRFGVRKVRFRQEVRDLPLDTSSPAILRDPQKCILCGDCVRMCAEVQGVGALAFAYRGSDMEVTTAFHRSLGDVGCVGCGQCAGVCPTGAITVRDDTARAWKALQDPQTRVVAQIAPAVRVAIGEEFGMEPGEVTLGKLVAAMRMLGFDEVYDTGLGADLTVTEEGNELLDRLQNGGRFPMFTSCCPGWVTYARNRHPELAENISTCRSPMGMFGAVLRDYFSGKDTAEGKKTFSVAVMPCTGKKLEAGWDEMVTEIGKDIDVVLTTQEIAQMIREGGIDFAALESEGPDMPFGLTSGAGVIFGVTGGVTEAVLRNLAADSGHDTLQQVAFTGVRGMEGVKEASAAVDGRELRVAVVHGLRNAEQLIQDMQAGRRQYDFVEVMACPGGCIGGGGQPGPQAAETRAARAKGLYQADSETQIRRSQENPVLSKVYGDVLGENHHRLHRGRH, encoded by the coding sequence ATGAAGGACAGTATTGTAATCGACGGCCGCCGGGTGGAACTGGACGGCGAGAAGAACCTGTTGGAAGTGGTGCGCAAGGCCGGGATCGACCTGCCGACCTTCTGCTATTATTCCTGCATGAGCGTGTACGGCGCGTGCCGCATGTGCACGGTGGAAGACAGCCGCGGCCGCACCATGGCCGCCTGTTCCACGCCGCCCAAACCCGGTATGGAGATCCGCACCAACACCGAGCGTTTGCGCAAATACCGCCGGATGATTCTGGAGCTGCTGCTCTCCAATCATAACCGCGACTGCACCACCTGCGAAAAGAACGGTTCCTGCAAGCTGCAGGAGCTGGCGCTGCGCTTCGGTGTGCGCAAGGTGCGCTTCCGGCAGGAGGTGCGCGACCTCCCGCTCGATACCAGCAGCCCGGCCATCCTGCGCGACCCGCAGAAGTGCATCCTCTGCGGCGATTGCGTGCGTATGTGCGCCGAGGTGCAGGGCGTGGGCGCGCTGGCGTTCGCCTATCGCGGCTCGGATATGGAAGTGACCACCGCGTTTCACCGCAGCCTTGGCGATGTGGGTTGCGTGGGCTGCGGCCAGTGCGCCGGCGTGTGCCCCACCGGCGCCATCACCGTGCGGGACGACACCGCCCGCGCGTGGAAGGCGCTGCAAGATCCGCAGACCCGCGTGGTGGCGCAGATCGCCCCCGCCGTGCGGGTGGCCATCGGCGAGGAATTCGGCATGGAACCCGGCGAAGTCACATTAGGCAAGCTGGTCGCCGCCATGCGCATGCTCGGTTTCGATGAAGTGTATGACACCGGCCTCGGCGCCGACCTGACCGTGACGGAGGAAGGCAATGAGCTGCTCGACCGCCTGCAGAACGGCGGCAGGTTCCCGATGTTCACCTCCTGCTGCCCCGGCTGGGTCACTTACGCGCGCAACCGGCACCCGGAGCTTGCGGAGAATATCTCGACCTGCCGCTCGCCTATGGGCATGTTCGGCGCTGTGCTGCGTGATTATTTCAGCGGCAAAGACACGGCGGAAGGCAAAAAGACCTTCAGCGTGGCGGTCATGCCCTGCACGGGCAAAAAGCTTGAGGCCGGCTGGGATGAAATGGTCACGGAGATCGGCAAGGATATCGACGTCGTGCTCACCACGCAGGAGATCGCGCAGATGATCCGTGAGGGCGGCATCGACTTTGCCGCGCTGGAATCCGAAGGTCCGGATATGCCGTTTGGCCTGACCAGCGGCGCCGGGGTGATTTTCGGCGTGACGGGCGGCGTCACCGAAGCGGTGCTGCGCAATTTGGCCGCCGACAGCGGCCACGACACGCTTCAACAGGTGGCGTTCACCGGTGTGCGCGGCATGGAAGGCGTAAAAGAAGCGTCCGCCGCGGTGGACGGCCGGGAACTGCGCGTGGCGGTGGTGCACGGCCTGCGTAATGCCGAACAGCTCATTCAAGATATGCAGGCGGGCAGGCGGCAGTATGATTTCGTGGAAGTGATGGCCTGCCCGGGCGGCTGCATCGGCGGCGGCGGGCAGCCGGGCCCGCAGGCGGCGGAGACGCGTGCCGCGCGCGCCAAAGGGCTGTATCAGGCGGACAGCGAGACACAGATCCGCCGTTCACAGGAAAACCCGGTGCTTTCCAAGGTCTACGGCGATGTGCTGGGCGAGAACCATCACCGGCTGCAT
- a CDS encoding NADH-quinone oxidoreductase subunit NuoF encodes MKLETAEQLDRFSHVAGERMDKQQLRVSVCAGTGCLAGGSLEFYERLRAIVAEKGLLVDVRLEKEPEHGIGVHKSGCHGFCEMGPIVRIEPAGYLYLRVKPEDAEEIAETTLFGGKPVERLLYKEGEQTFAKQEDIPFYSRQTRLVLHHCGDIDAESIDEYIAMGGYQAFRKALFTMEPADVCRLIKLSNLRGRGGGGYPAGSKWEQVLSRPDEIKYVVCNGDEGDPGAFMDRSVMEGDPHSVLEGMLIAGFATKATQGYIYVRAEYPVAVERLNKAIEAARGVGLLGENILGSGFSFDIRVNRGAGAFVCGEGSALTASIEGKRGMPRVKPPRTTEHGLWNRPTVLNNVETFANVPRIVQNGGDWFRGIGPENSPGTKVFAISGNVNNTGLIEVPMGTTLREVIFDIGGGIRGGKAFKAVQIGGPSGGCLTSEHLDLPLDFDSLKKVGAMIGSGGLVVMDEDTCMVEVARFFMNFTQNESCGKCVPCREGTRRMLEILTRIVEGKGEMEDLDMLEELADTISNTALCGLGKSAANPVVSTLKYFRDEYIAHVRDKKCPTHTCKAMSIYAIDPEACKGCSKCSRICPVGAISGEIRHPFTIDTQKCIKCGACIANCPFHAIKEA; translated from the coding sequence ATGAAACTGGAAACAGCGGAACAACTCGACCGGTTCTCCCATGTGGCGGGCGAGCGGATGGATAAACAGCAGCTGCGCGTATCCGTCTGCGCGGGCACGGGCTGCCTGGCGGGGGGTTCGCTCGAGTTCTATGAGCGTCTACGCGCCATCGTGGCCGAAAAGGGCCTGCTGGTGGACGTGCGGCTGGAAAAAGAACCGGAGCACGGCATCGGCGTCCACAAGAGCGGCTGCCACGGCTTCTGCGAGATGGGCCCCATCGTGCGCATCGAGCCGGCGGGTTACCTCTATCTGCGCGTGAAGCCGGAAGACGCCGAGGAGATCGCGGAGACGACCCTGTTCGGCGGCAAGCCCGTGGAGCGTCTGCTCTACAAAGAGGGCGAGCAGACGTTCGCCAAGCAGGAGGACATCCCGTTCTACAGCCGGCAGACCCGCCTGGTGCTGCACCACTGCGGCGACATCGACGCCGAATCCATCGACGAATACATTGCCATGGGCGGCTACCAGGCGTTCCGCAAGGCGCTGTTCACCATGGAGCCTGCGGATGTCTGCAGGCTCATCAAGCTCTCCAACCTGCGCGGGCGCGGCGGCGGCGGATATCCGGCCGGCAGCAAGTGGGAGCAGGTGCTCTCCCGCCCGGACGAGATCAAATATGTGGTCTGCAACGGCGACGAGGGCGACCCCGGCGCGTTCATGGATCGCAGCGTGATGGAGGGCGACCCCCACAGCGTGCTCGAAGGCATGCTCATCGCGGGTTTTGCCACCAAAGCCACACAGGGCTACATCTATGTGCGCGCCGAATACCCCGTGGCGGTGGAGCGGCTGAACAAGGCCATTGAAGCCGCGCGCGGCGTCGGCCTGCTGGGTGAAAACATCCTCGGATCCGGCTTCTCGTTCGACATTCGGGTCAACCGAGGCGCGGGCGCGTTCGTCTGCGGCGAGGGCAGCGCGCTCACCGCGTCCATTGAGGGCAAGCGCGGCATGCCGCGCGTCAAGCCGCCCCGTACCACCGAGCATGGCCTGTGGAACCGCCCCACCGTGCTCAATAATGTGGAGACTTTCGCCAACGTGCCGCGCATCGTGCAGAACGGCGGCGACTGGTTCCGCGGCATCGGGCCGGAAAACAGCCCGGGCACCAAGGTGTTCGCCATCTCCGGCAACGTCAACAATACCGGCCTCATCGAGGTGCCGATGGGTACCACGCTGCGCGAGGTCATTTTCGATATCGGCGGCGGCATCCGCGGCGGCAAGGCGTTCAAGGCCGTGCAGATCGGCGGCCCGTCCGGCGGCTGCCTCACCAGCGAGCACCTCGACCTGCCGCTCGATTTCGACTCGCTCAAGAAAGTGGGTGCGATGATCGGTTCCGGCGGTCTGGTGGTCATGGATGAGGACACCTGCATGGTGGAAGTGGCGCGCTTCTTCATGAACTTCACGCAGAACGAGAGCTGCGGCAAATGCGTGCCCTGTCGGGAAGGCACCCGCCGCATGCTGGAGATCCTCACCCGCATCGTCGAGGGCAAGGGCGAGATGGAGGATCTCGACATGCTGGAGGAGCTGGCCGATACCATCAGCAACACCGCGCTGTGCGGCCTCGGCAAATCCGCCGCCAACCCGGTGGTGAGCACCCTGAAATATTTCCGCGACGAATACATTGCCCATGTGCGCGACAAAAAATGCCCCACCCACACCTGCAAGGCCATGAGCATTTACGCCATCGACCCCGAGGCCTGCAAAGGGTGCAGCAAATGCTCCCGTATCTGCCCCGTGGGTGCGATCTCCGGCGAGATCAGGCATCCGTTTACCATCGACACCCAGAAATGCATCAAGTGCGGCGCGTGCATTGCAAACTGCCCGTTCCACGCGATCAAGGAGGCGTAA
- a CDS encoding complex I 24 kDa subunit family protein, which translates to MTKEQTIAAVDAIVDRHDASPSALIAILEEIQEECHYLPGDALARVSERTGVSESEIFSVATFYKNFSLTAKGKYVIKVCDGTACHVRKSIPILNALRDKLGVSEAKPTTDDQLFTVETVSCLGACGLAPVMTVNDHVHPKMTPETALAVVDGLREEAKA; encoded by the coding sequence ATGACAAAAGAACAGACCATCGCGGCGGTGGACGCCATCGTGGACCGCCATGATGCTTCGCCGTCGGCACTGATCGCCATATTGGAAGAGATTCAGGAAGAGTGCCACTATCTGCCCGGAGATGCGCTGGCGCGCGTGTCCGAACGCACCGGCGTTTCGGAAAGCGAGATTTTCAGTGTCGCCACGTTTTACAAGAATTTTTCGCTCACGGCCAAAGGCAAATACGTCATCAAGGTTTGCGACGGCACGGCCTGCCATGTGCGCAAATCCATCCCCATCCTCAACGCCCTGCGCGACAAGCTGGGCGTGAGCGAGGCGAAACCGACGACAGACGACCAGCTTTTCACCGTGGAGACCGTGTCCTGCCTGGGCGCGTGCGGCCTGGCTCCGGTGATGACCGTGAACGACCATGTGCACCCGAAGATGACGCCGGAAACGGCGCTCGCGGTGGTGGACGGCTTGCGTGAGGAGGCAAAGGCATGA